The region TCTACAAAGGTGGCTCCGACTTCAGTGGTTTAGCAGCAATTAGTGGCAACGTGATACCCGTGTTTCACATGAACGACTACCCCGCCGAACCGCCGCGAGAACAAATCAATGACAGTGCACGTGTCTTCCCGGGCGATGGTGTGGCTCCTCTGACGCCGATGATTCAAACGCTTGTTGGCAACGGCTTTGAAGGCGTCTTTTCGCTGGAGCTCTTCAATCCCGAGTACTGGAAGCGAGACGCTTTCGAAGTTGCTAAAGAGGGACTCGACAAGATGAAAGCCAGCGTGCAGAAAGCGTTGAGTTAGAGCCGCTTGCCGTTGCTTCGGTCGACCTACTTCCCGTCGGAGTAGGTCTTTTCTAACGAGATCGAATCGGCGATCCAAAAGAACTTGTTTTGCTGATCGCCGTAGCCCCGTTCTCGTTTCATCAATACTTCGACGTCCCAGAGCGGCTTGCCAGACTTGCTGTCGAGCAGCTGAAATGCATGACGACCGTAGTCCGAGCCTTCGTACGTGCTGGACGCCACATCGTACTGAAACTTCGCTTCGATCGGTGCTCCTTCCCACTGAAGGATTGCCTTAACGGCGTCGCGATCTTCAAAGCCTTGTAGCTCTTCTTGAGCCATTTCATCTTGACTGTAGAAGCCTTCCAGCGGGGTCGCTGGGGACTGCCGTCCGCCAGGTCGCAACATCAACTGGTGGGCTTCCATGGTTTTCTTTTGCAAAAGGAGATCGAGCCAGCTTTGGGCCATCTCGCGGGAATGCCCCATCATCACGCTTGTGCGCACGGTTCCCTGGGTGACACCAATCCCTAGCCAGATGCCTGCCAAAGCGAGCCCAATCAGGGCCATTCCTTTGCCGGTGAGAACCTCTGATTTTGAGATCTGGTAGTAAGCGACCAGGCACAACACGATCGCCAAGATCGGAATGATCCAGAGCACCGACGTGAAGATGGCCAGGACGGAGACGACACCCAGTACCATGCCTCCGATCGCCAGGCGGCTTAGCTCGCGATACTCGAGAAGGTCTTCGTTCTCTCCAGAGAAACCACTTCCAGAAGGTTGATCAACGGTGTCGGTCATGCGAGATCGTGACGATTGAGTTGCGAAACAAAGAAAAGTCGAGGCCAAGGAAACTTCGAGATCTATCGATCTTCTTCCGCACGAGCGCGTGCCATTCGCGTTCGAGCGTAGTCCACCATGCTGAATGGTTCGTTCGCCATACCCAGCTTCGAAGGAACTTCAAAGACAATGTATCCATACGTACGACCAGCCAATGAAGGAACGCCTCGGTTCATCATGTCCACGAAATTAGGATCCCCGACCGGCGAGGCAAACAGTGTAAAGCTGATCCAACTGTACATGACAAGCGTCAGAGCCAGACAGCCGCAAATGTCGAAAATGTGATCGACCTTCTTGCCCAAGCGAACAGGAAATTTGGAGAGGTAATTGGTGTACTTCTTAAGCGACGTAAAGAAGCTCCAAAACAGGAACCAAGTTGCGATAAACTCGGTGTACCCGCTCCACTCCGGGGCTTCCTCGTTAATGCGTGCGGCAAGCCCAGGAGCAATGTTGTAGGCAATCGCGCTGCACAGAATCACCATCAGGCAATTCACGAAGTTGGTCCAAAAGCATTGATTCCAGAAGACCGCAAAAAGGGCCAACAGAAGCACGACGACAAAAACAAAAAAGTACACGGCCAATAGTCCCGAAGTTGAATATTATGAGACGGCGTTATGGGTGAGCCGGTCGAAGGAATGTTCCTAGCAAGTTACTCTTTGAGAACGCGACTAATTTCTTCCAGCGAAGTCACCCCCGTGGCAACCAGGCGAATCGCTTCTTCTTGAAGGGTCTTGTTGCCGGCCTGTTTTGAGGCGGCACGAATTGCTTCCAGCTTTGGCGTCTTCGTGATCGCGCGGCGGATACCGTCGTCAATCTTCATCAGTTCAAAGATACCGACACGGCCGTAATAACCGATCCCGCCACAATGTTCGCATGGCGGCTTTTTCGGTTCGTCTGGACCTGGAGGCGTAGGTGTCTTGTACAGCTTTTCCACTTTGTCGGGCGGAATGCCCAATCGCTTCAACAGAGCAGCACTTGGCTGGAATTCTTCGCGGCAGCCTTTGCACAAGCGTCGGCACATGCGAGTGAAAAGCACACCGTTAAGAGCACTCGCGTATTCGTCGGCTGGTACTTTCAGCGACAACAATCGCAGCACCGCCTCGGCACAATCTTCTTTGGCGTTCACTGTCGTGAAGCACATGCGCGTCGCATTGGCTTGATCCAGCAGCATGTTGAATACTGCGGGACTATCGATCCGGCGAATAAACAACGCATCGGGCTGATTTCGAATAACCGAGGTCAACGCCTCTTCTGGCTTCTCCCCCTTCTCGACGTCGTAATGCCGCAGAGAGATATTCATCACCTCCGGTTCGCGGCAATCCTTTACCTCGATCCCTGCAAAGTCACGCATCAAGCGGTCCGTCGAAGAAAGACCGGTATGCCATAACGTGGTCAGACCACCTTCAGGGCGTGCGGCAAAGACAAAGAGACCGTTCTGAGCCCCCATCAAGCCTTTACATTCCTGGATCATGCCTTCTCGCATGCCCAAGTCTTCCATCGTCTCCAGCTTCGCGGTAACCGCGGGAACGGTAAATATTACGCGCTCGCCGGTTTGCGTTCCTTGTGCGGTAACGTTGCAAAGGACCTTCTTTTTGACGTCGTACTTCGCTTCAAATTCGCCGGACTGTCGAGCACGACGTTCGTTTGGACTCAAATTGCAAAGCAGTTTCATCACCGCAAGCATCTGATCGCTTGATTCACGATCGCGGTTCTCGCCGGCAAGCCAGACACCGTCGATCAGATATCGCATCGCCACGGTATCTTTGGTGTAATCCATCATCACCTTCGACGCACGTCGGGTGATCATTTCCGAAATCAGTTCCTTCAGCCACACATAGGCATCCGGCATCTTGTGGGCAGAATAAAGATTCTCGGTGTTCTTACTCGCGTCGGCGCCGCGTGCCTGGATCTCGATATTCGGACCTTCTTGCCATGGCTCTTTCAACTCGCGTTTGACTTTGCCTCCGGTCCATCCAGCGATGACATAACGCAGGTGGTCTTTCGTCATCACGCGTTCGTGCGGATCGACCAGCGCATTGCGGGCTTTGATGTACATGCCCAGCGGCACAGCCCAAGCCACAATAGCAAGGATATAGCCGAGAAAGAACGGAATCGCCGCACAGAGCAACCAAAACGTTAAGCCGAACACGAGCACGTTGGGGATGACCCACGAAGCTTGCGACAGCTTTCGTTCCGGGCAGTCTTGGCCGACCCAGTCGGTCGTGTAGACCCACGCGAGGAATAACATCACGACGGCTATTAACATGAACGAGTTCAACGGACGGATGACTTCCGGACCTACATTCACAGGTTCCGAATCGCCGCCATCTTGAGCCATTAACGTTGGCTCGAACCCGAAATAACTTAACGCCAGGGCCAGCAAAAAGAGGCCCAAAATCATACCAGCGAATCTTCGCATTAAACCATCCCAGGTTGTGCCACATTGATGCCTTTGAGTGCCATCTTCAGCGCTTCGACGTTTGGTGCCACGGCGAAAGCGGTTTCGCGATCGATCAGTTCTTTGTCAATCAGCGACTTGAGGCTCATCGTGAAGTCTTGCATACCGTCATCTTTACCGATACGAATCGCGTCCGGCAGCTTGCTGTCTTTCGCTTCCAGAATCAGCTTCTGGACCGTCGGGTTCATCGTCATGATCTCGACCGTTGGCACACGGCCGACGCCAGGCTTGATCGACTTGAGCAGCTTCTGAGCGACGATCCCCTTCATATTGAACGCGATAGCACTACGGATCGAGCCATGCATTTCTTCAGGGAACAAGTCGAGAATACGGCCGATCGTACTGGAAGCACTCGAAGCGTGAATCGTTCCGAACACCAAGTGACCGGTTTCCGCCGCGTGAATGGCCGTGAGGAACGTTTCTTGATCACGCATTTCACCGATGAGGATGATGTCGGGGTCTTCACGCACGGCGTGGCCCATCGCGATCTCGAAGTTCTTCACATCCTGTCCGATCTCGCGCTGATTGATCAGGCACTTCTCTTCCGTATAGACAAATTCGATCGGATCTTCGAGTGTCAGAATGTGCTTTGAGTAGTTGCGGTTGATCCAGTTGAGCATCGACGCAATCGTCGTACTCTTACCAGAACCGGTCACCCCCGCCAGCAGAATCATGCCCTGGTCGAACTTGCACAGATCTTCCATGACAGGAGGGATGTTGAGCCCTTCGAAGTTCGGAATCCAGTTGTTAATACGTCGAGCCACCAGCCCGATGTTGCCCAGCTGGGTGAACATGTTCACACGGAAACGCCACTTCTCGCCGTCGACATCGACCACATGCGCAAAGTCAGCACCGCCGTTTTCTTTGAAGATGTTCTGGTTACGCTCGTCCATCAGCGGCCACAACAGGCGGAGCATTTCCTCGGCTTCAATCGGCCCGCGATTCAAGTTCTTCAGCGTACCATTCACACGCACAATCGGTGGACGTCCCACTTTCATGTGCAAGTCGGAGCCTTCCAGCTTCACCAAGGCGCGGAAGATCTTGTCGACTTCATATTCTTTATCTTGCGAGAGAAACTTCTCGGCTATCGCTGCGTCGATTTCTGCCATGACTCTTCTACCTCAGTTCCTGGGTTCGAGGGCAAGCCCTCTATTTTGATTCGCGGCCGCTTCGAAATCAAAGCCTTACGCAAATTCCTCGGTCGCGCATTAACTCTTTGGTTTCGTGAATCGTGAACTGGCCAAAATGGAAAATACTTGCCGCGAGCGCGGCGTCGGCTTTGCCCTGTTGAATTGCATCGGCCAAGTGTTCGGGGTGCCCTGCTCCGCCGCTGGCGACGACCGGAATGGTCACCGCCTCGCTGACAGCCTTGGTGACTTCCAAGTCGTAACCATCTTTGGTTCCGTCGCGATCCATGCTGGTCAGCACAATTTCACCAGCCCCGAGGGCTTCGACCTCTTTCGCCCAGCTCACCGCTTCGAGTCCTGTGGGCGTGCGACCGCCGTGGATGTGGACTTCCCACACTTCCTGGCCATCCTTCATGATCCGCTTCGGATCGATGTTCACCACAATACACTGGCTGCCGAATCGCTTGGCGGCCTGGCGAACAAACTCTGGATCTTTGCATGCGGCTGAATTGATCGAGACTTTGTCTGCCCCGGCATTGAGCAGCGAGCGAATGTCTTCCATCGTCCGGATCCCACCGCCCACCGTCAGCGGCATGAACACCACTTCGGCCGTTCGGCGGACGACATCCAGGATAATATCGCGCTGCTGATGACTGGCAGTAATATCGAGAAAGACCAGCTCGTCGGCCCCCTCGCGTTCGTAGCGCGCAGCGACTTCGACCGGGTCTCCGGCGTCGCGAAGCTGAACGAAGTTCGTTCCTTTGACGACACGCCCCTGGTCGACGTCCAAACACGGAATCACACGGCTGGCCAACATCGATGCTAACCGCAGCTTTCAGAAAGGGTTGCACGGAAAATTCGAACCCAGAAAAGGGCCCGTAGAAAGGCAAATCTACTGTAAGCCGGACAGCTGCCAGGGTCAACTAACCCCACCTGGGTATGGCCGGCAATCGTCGGTAATCCTCCAGTTTGCAACCAATGGCTCCACGATGGCATCCTAGCCGCGAAACGCCCTGCCCCTTCCATTGTCATTATCGCAAGAAAGAGCCCCACTCATGAGCCATATCCTCCTCATTGAAGCCAGTGCTCGCCAAAACCGATCGCTTAGCCGTGATCTTGCCCAGCGATTCGCTTCGGCGTGGAATTCGCTTGCCCCCAGCGACGAAATCATCCGTCGCGATGTCGGAGCGAATCCTCCGCCGGCAATTGATGAAAGCTGGATCGCAGCTGTCTTCAAGCCGGAGCATGCCCGCAGCGACGCTGAAAAGCAGGCTCTTAAGCTGTCCGACGAACTGATATCCGAAGTGCTTCACTCCGATATCGTTGTTATCGCGACGCCCATGTACAACTATGGAATGCCGGCGTCGCTCAAAGCCTGGTTCGATCAAGTCATTCGTATTAACGAGACATTCACGTTTGATCTGGCTCGAGGCGACCATCCGATCGAGCCGGTCCAGAACGGAAAGACCCTCGTGATGTTAACCGCGTCTGGCGAAGGGGGACTGCTGGACAGCTTTGCTTCCCATAAGAACCACCTCCATCCTCACATCATCGAGGCATCTCGACTGATTGGGGTCGAACGGCACGAGACGATTCATATCGAATACCAGGAATTTGGCGATCAGCGTTTCGAGGATTCTCAAGCACAAGCCATTTCGGCAATCGGCCCGCTCGTCGAACGCTTGCTCGAAGAAACGAGTTGCCCGAACGCCTAAGCATTTGCAACTAGATGTAATCGTCCCAAGCCGGACCTGCCGAGCCTGCTCCGGCGAAGCTGTCTTCCACCAACTGGCACTCCGGGAGCGCCTTCAGAAAAGCCCGGCCATATCCCTTAGTTTGAACACGGGGATCGAGAATGACCACGATTCCTTTGTCGGAGTGCCCGCGGATAAGTCGTCCGAAGCCTTGCCGCAGCTTGATAATCGCTTCGGGAAGTTGGTACTCCGAAAACGGCTGACCACCTCGTTCTTTGATTTGATTCAACCGAGCCTGTAGCAGCGGGTGATCTGGCACACTGAACGGCAATTTCGTGATGATCACGTTTTGCAGAGCATCTCCCGGAACGTCCACCCCTTGCCAGAAGCTATCGGTCCCGAACAGCACTGAGCCTGGGGTCTCCTTAAACTTCTGCACCATCTGCCCCCGCGGCATGCCGTCGGACTGGCTGAACAGCGTGTAGCCGTTCTGATTCATCCACCGAGAAACACGCGAAGCACAGTTTCGCAGCATGTCGTAACTGGTAAACAAAACGAACGCGTGCCCTTGGGTTTGCTCGACATACCGCTTCACCATATCGGCAAGGGCCTGATCGTAGTCGCGGCGATTGCTCGGATCTGGCATTCCCTTAACGAGAACCAGCTTCACGTTTTTCTTATAGTCAAACGGACTGCCGGCGGTCAGCTCGTCGTTCCGGGTGATACCGACACGATCTTTGTAGAACTCAAACCCCTGATTCGGCGAAGAGGAAAGCGTTGCACTGGTCAGAATGACACTATCAACCTTTTGAAAGAGCTCTTCCCGTAAAACAGGGCCGACTTCGATCGGTGTCGCGAACAGTTTCACATGGCGGTACGGACCTCGCTGCTGACTGCTTTCGACCCAATATACGGTATGCTCCATCTTCTGCATCCGCCAAGCTTCGATCGAATCCGCCATTAAGAAGATGCGATCCGACAGCGAATGAAAGTCTTGTCGAGTCCCTTCTTCCTCGAATCGATCCCCTTCCATTTTCACCAGGGAAGCCAACTTGGCCATTGCTGGAGAAAGGACATTTGGCACCAATTCTGGTACCGTGACGCGACCGTTTCCGCCAGGGTTTTCCTCGAGCCATCCATCTAGCTCGTTAAAAAACTGCTGAGCACGATATCGCGTATGTACGACCTGATTCATTGCATCGGTGCATTCGTGATGGACCAGCAATCCCTTCTGGGTTCGCTCGTTGAACAGTTTGTTCAAAGCGAAATCGATCTGTGTCGACGTGACCGACATCCCCAAGTGATCGCCTGCCACGCCTTCCAGCGTATGGGCTTCGTCGAAGATCACCGCGTCGTACGAAGGCAACAAGCTGACACCACTTCGCCGCAGTGCCAAGTCGCTGAAGAACAACGCGTGATTCACGATCAGCACCTGAGCGTTCTGCATCCGGCGACGTGCTTTGTAGTAGAAACAGTCGTCGTACGAGGGACATTTCCGTCCCAGGCAATTGCCACTGTCACTCGCGATTTCATCCCAAACGCGGATCGCAGGTCGGTAATCCAAATCGCTGAGCGAGCCATCGGCGGTGTTCTTGGACCATTCCTTCAGCATCCGCAGTTGGGCCGTTTCGTCATCTTTATCGAAGAGACTCGCACTGCGAAGTGCGGCCGAGCCTAATCGTCGGAGGCTGACATAGTTTCCACGTCCCTTGGCCAGGACAGCGGTAAATTCCAGAGGAATCGAGGCATTGATCAGCGGGATGTCCTTTTCCAGCAGCTGTTCCTGCAGGCTGATCGTGTGCGTCGAAATCACGACGCGGCGCGACTTCTCGCCGTTTCCTTGCTGACCGCAAGCCCACAGAATGGATGGCACCAGATATGCAAAGCTCTTTCCCACCCCCGTTCCCGCTTCAACGACCAGGTGACGGTTTTTCGCGAGCGCTTTGCCGACCGCCTCGGCCATGGCCATCTGCTCGGGGCGATCTTCGTACTGTTTTAATCGACGTGCGATCAGCCCCTGAGGACCTAAGACATCGCCGATTGAAAGGTTATCCATCCGTGTCTGCTTGACTGATTGTTACCGTTTTGCATGCTTGCCAATCCATCACTCTATCGGGATTCGCCCTCACTGCCCACCACAAACGGAAAAGTGTCGACGTAAGCTGGAGCGGCCACACGATTTGGAATAAACTGGGGCACGGTCACTCTCAGACCACTTTTCGTCTCCTTTTCTGCATTGGGAAAGTCAGCCACGATGCCGATCGATTTCGATTGCGCTGTTTGCAAGCACCGGATTCGTGTCCCGGATGGAGCCGAGGGGAAGCGAACCAAATGCCCCAAATGCCAAGCCATCCAACCGGTCCCCTCCGAGACCGACGAGCTTCGCCTGAAGGATGCCCCCGAAGGATCCTCACATGGCCGATCTCCTGGAGCGGAGGACGTTTTTGGTTCGTTTGAACCGAAGCCTTCCCCGACCCGCGGAGCATTTGCCCCGCGCGAACCGGCCGAAGATGCGAATCCGTTTGCCGCTCCGGCCGCAACCGAAGAGGCGGTTCGTGTGAATACCGCACGAATGGATGCCATCGAAAAGCTGCAAACTCCGGTTTTAATCTGCCTGGTCTTTGCCGGCCTTGGCATTGCCGCGAACTTGATCACGCTGATCATTTCGGTGGTCAATATCGTGGGCGAAGGGGCACGCGGAAACGATGTCGTTATTCAGCTGACCAGCTACGCGATCGGCTTCGCGTTTTCGATCGGGCTGTTGGGTTTTGCCTTTTTCGGACTCCTCCAAGCGCGTGACTTGAAAAACTACGGCCTGGCCTGGGCCGGATTTATCATCACGATGCTGCCTTGTTCCTGCTGTTTCCCCTTGGCGTTACCGATTAGCATTTGGGGAATGATTGTTCTCGCCGATAGCTCTGTTCAACGGCAATTTACTTCCTGAAAGGTCGCCTGACCTGACACCATGAAAACTCCTTGAACCGGTTAGGTACGCACCATGTCGATCGATTTCTCCTGCTCCAGTTGTCGCCGAACAATCCGCGTGCCAGACGGCACCGAAGGTAAGAAGACCAAGTGCCCGCAGTGCCAGCAAGTTCAAGTCATCCCGGACAAAAACGCTCTCGGCACCCCGCCTGCTTCGACCCCTCCGCCGTCGCAGCCAAGTCCACCTCCGACGAACCAAGACTCGCTATTCGCCGACTTGGAACCAACAAAGGACTCCGGCAGCAGCTCTCCTGCGGCAAATCCTTTCGGAGACGCCCCTGACCCATTCGGAGCTCCGCAGCAAAACCCTTACAGCTCGCCATCCAGCGCCGCTGTGTACGGACGACCGACCGTTTCGCGCGATGCGGCTCGCTCCAAGCTTATGGGCCCGGCCATCGGCATTCTGATTACGACAACGCTTGGCCTGCTGGCCATCATCGCATGGCTGATCGCGACGATCGTCGAGATTCAAAACCAAGGCGAAATCAACGACCCCGCCGAAATGTTCGGCGCTACGATCGCTCTGCTGCTGATGTTTGGGCTTCCAATTTTGCTAAGCCTGCTTTGCATCGGAGCGATGATCCGGGCGTTTGCGGTGCGGAATTATGCGTTGGTGATGACCGGGTTCATCCTTTCATTGACCCCCTTCGCAGGCTGCTTCGGTTGCATCCTGGGACTACCCTTGGGTATCTGGGGAATCATTGTCATGGCCGACGACTCAGTGAAAGCAGCGTTCCGACAACCTTAGCTTCGTCCTGTCTTTTCATGCTTGCTTTATGCCCATTATCTTCAAGTGCACCAGCTGCAAAGAAAAGATACGAGTTCGAACCAAACACCAGGGAAAGAAGGTCCGCTGTCCGCAATGCCAAGACGCGCAGCGGATCCCCATTGCTCCGCCCGATAAACTTTCGCCGAAACCAGCCCCTGAGGTTTCATCGATCGACTTAGCCCCGGAAAGCCTTTCTCAGGAAGATGCGTCGTTCTGGGATGTCTCGCCGCAAGATCCGGCCCCAGTCGAGAGCAAGTCAAGTTCGACTTACCCGACGCCCAATCAGATCCCCGGCCTTAGCACCGCTCGCGTAATTTCGACTAAGCCATCGCAAGATGCCAAATACTTGCAATACTGTGCCAAAGTCTTGATCGTCATCCTATGGATCTTGTTCGGATTGCAGGGCCTCGGAATCAGTCTGCAGCTCCTAGCCGCCATCGCCACGTTGCAATTTCCTATCCAGAGCATGACGTCGCTGATGATATTCGTGTTTACCATCGCGTACATGGGATTAGAGTTTTTCACGATCCTCAACCTGATGCACGCCCAGAAACTACGTGAGCGTTCAAAAGCATGGCTCGGGTTTATAATGTCGTTGGTCACCTTTACGCTGTTATTCTTAATCCTCCCTGTGCTTCCGTTCTGCGTGATGGGACTTTGGCATCTCAGCAAGCCGGACGTGCAAAAATCGTTTCGCAACTGAGCTCGTCTCTGCGTTTAGTTCCTGCGATGAAAGAAGACTATGTCGATCCGCTTTCACTGCGACACCTGCCGGCGGCCGATTCGCGTTCCGGATGGCTCGGAAGGCAAAAAGGCTCGCTGTCCGGAATGCTTCTCGATCGTACGGATTCCGTTCGAAGATGGTGCCATTAGCAGCAGCGATTTCGATCTGGCGATTCCTAACGAAGAAGACCCGCTGGGAATCAAAGACCCCGAGAACATTCGCCTGGAAGCCGAGCCGACGCCGCAAGCCGAAAGCAACCCATTTGCGGCGACCATCGAAGCTTCAAAGATCGACTACGAGCCGGACGTCGCAGATACCTCCTTCCCTGGCACCTCATCCAAAAAGTTCAAACAGTACCGCTTCGAGCTTCGCCTCTGCACAACGGTGGTCATGATTTGCTGCCTGATCGCGCTGGTACTTATGACGATTGGTGTCGGTGTTGAGCTGATGGAGTTCTTCGAAGGCAAGCGGCATGAAGGCATTCTTTATCGCACCGTGGGACTGTTGCCGGTCATCTTACTGCATATCGGGACACTACTTTGCTTGAGCGAAGCCCGACTGATGAGGAACCTCCGCATCGCCTGGCTGGGGCTGATCTTGTCGCTGATCCCCTTTGCTAACTATTCGGTCTGCCTGCTTTTTCCGGCCGCGTTTACCTTTTGGGCGATGCATACGCTCAATCGGGACGAGATTACTTTCGCGTTTCAAAGCGTCACCGAGAAATCCTCGCCGGAATGACACGCCCCGCCTGGTGTGATAAAACTAGCGTTCCCTATCGAATTAACCCCTTAGCTTTGCCAGTTCTATTCTCTGAGGAGATTTGCCCCCATGGCTACCAACGGTGATCTGAATCGTAAATTGCGAATGGCTTTGGTCGGCGGTGGTTCCGGCTCGTTTATCGGCCGCGTCCATGCCACGGCTGCCGTGCTGGATAACCGTGCTGCATTGGTGGCAGGCGCGCTGAGCTCCAATCCGGAACGTGCCAAATCCTCGGCTCCCGACTACGACATCCCCGAAGCTCGGGCCTACACCAGCTACCAAGAGATGATCGAAAAGGAACTCGCCCTTCCCGAAGATCAACGAATCGACTTCGTCTCGGTTGCTACTCCTAACCACATGCATTTCCCCGTTGCCAAAGCCGCTTTAGAAGCAGGCTTCAACGTCATGTGCGACAAGCCCATGACGCTGACCATGGACGAAGCCGAAGAGCTTTACCAGGTCGTGCAAAAGTCGGGCGCTGTTTTTGCCGTTACCCACAACTACACCGGCTACCCTCTCATCCGCCAGGCTCGCGAGATGATCCTCAACGGTGACCTGGGCGAAATCAACGCCATCCGTGTTCAGTACATCCAAGGCTGGCTTCGCACCAAGCTGGAAGATACCGACCAAAAGCAAGCCGCATGGCGTAGCGACCCGAAGAAAAGTGGTGCCGCTGGTGCCTATGGCGATATCGGTACCCACGCTTATAACCTCGGTCGCTACATGACCGGACTTCTGCCGGACAAAGTCAGCACGCACCTGAAAACCTTCGTCGAAGGCCGCACGCTCGACGACTACGGCACCACCGTTATCCGCTACGAAAACGGAGCCCTTGGTACGCTGACCGCTTCGCAGATCAGCCATGGTCGCGAAAACGACCTGGCCATCGAAATCGACGGCACCAAGGGTGCTTTGCAGTGGCGACAGGAAAACCCGAACGAAATGATCGTTCGCCAAAATGGTGAGCCACACAAAATCTATACGCGAAACCCCGATGCCGATTTCATGACGCCCAACGGCAAAGCGGCGTGCCGCATCCCTGCCGGCCATCCGGAAGGTTTCTTTGAAGCCTTCGCCAATATCTATCGCGGTGCCTACGACGCGATGGCGCTGCGTGCGACCGGCAAGGACTTCGAGAAGAAGGACACCATCTACCCGAACATCCATGACGGCGTGGAAGGCATGTACTTCATCCAACAGTGCGTCGCCAGCAGCCAGCAAGACGGTGCCTGGCTGCCACTGAAGCACGAAGCGGCTCGCCGTTAATTGCTTACCGAGATGCCCATCTTACGCCGCTTC is a window of Bremerella sp. TYQ1 DNA encoding:
- a CDS encoding DUF4190 domain-containing protein — its product is MTDTVDQPSGSGFSGENEDLLEYRELSRLAIGGMVLGVVSVLAIFTSVLWIIPILAIVLCLVAYYQISKSEVLTGKGMALIGLALAGIWLGIGVTQGTVRTSVMMGHSREMAQSWLDLLLQKKTMEAHQLMLRPGGRQSPATPLEGFYSQDEMAQEELQGFEDRDAVKAILQWEGAPIEAKFQYDVASSTYEGSDYGRHAFQLLDSKSGKPLWDVEVLMKRERGYGDQQNKFFWIADSISLEKTYSDGK
- a CDS encoding ATPase, T2SS/T4P/T4SS family; this encodes MRRFAGMILGLFLLALALSYFGFEPTLMAQDGGDSEPVNVGPEVIRPLNSFMLIAVVMLFLAWVYTTDWVGQDCPERKLSQASWVIPNVLVFGLTFWLLCAAIPFFLGYILAIVAWAVPLGMYIKARNALVDPHERVMTKDHLRYVIAGWTGGKVKRELKEPWQEGPNIEIQARGADASKNTENLYSAHKMPDAYVWLKELISEMITRRASKVMMDYTKDTVAMRYLIDGVWLAGENRDRESSDQMLAVMKLLCNLSPNERRARQSGEFEAKYDVKKKVLCNVTAQGTQTGERVIFTVPAVTAKLETMEDLGMREGMIQECKGLMGAQNGLFVFAARPEGGLTTLWHTGLSSTDRLMRDFAGIEVKDCREPEVMNISLRHYDVEKGEKPEEALTSVIRNQPDALFIRRIDSPAVFNMLLDQANATRMCFTTVNAKEDCAEAVLRLLSLKVPADEYASALNGVLFTRMCRRLCKGCREEFQPSAALLKRLGIPPDKVEKLYKTPTPPGPDEPKKPPCEHCGGIGYYGRVGIFELMKIDDGIRRAITKTPKLEAIRAASKQAGNKTLQEEAIRLVATGVTSLEEISRVLKE
- a CDS encoding type IV pilus twitching motility protein PilT, with the protein product MAEIDAAIAEKFLSQDKEYEVDKIFRALVKLEGSDLHMKVGRPPIVRVNGTLKNLNRGPIEAEEMLRLLWPLMDERNQNIFKENGGADFAHVVDVDGEKWRFRVNMFTQLGNIGLVARRINNWIPNFEGLNIPPVMEDLCKFDQGMILLAGVTGSGKSTTIASMLNWINRNYSKHILTLEDPIEFVYTEEKCLINQREIGQDVKNFEIAMGHAVREDPDIILIGEMRDQETFLTAIHAAETGHLVFGTIHASSASSTIGRILDLFPEEMHGSIRSAIAFNMKGIVAQKLLKSIKPGVGRVPTVEIMTMNPTVQKLILEAKDSKLPDAIRIGKDDGMQDFTMSLKSLIDKELIDRETAFAVAPNVEALKMALKGINVAQPGMV
- the hisF gene encoding imidazole glycerol phosphate synthase subunit HisF; amino-acid sequence: MLASRVIPCLDVDQGRVVKGTNFVQLRDAGDPVEVAARYEREGADELVFLDITASHQQRDIILDVVRRTAEVVFMPLTVGGGIRTMEDIRSLLNAGADKVSINSAACKDPEFVRQAAKRFGSQCIVVNIDPKRIMKDGQEVWEVHIHGGRTPTGLEAVSWAKEVEALGAGEIVLTSMDRDGTKDGYDLEVTKAVSEAVTIPVVASGGAGHPEHLADAIQQGKADAALAASIFHFGQFTIHETKELMRDRGICVRL
- a CDS encoding FMN-dependent NADH-azoreductase translates to MSHILLIEASARQNRSLSRDLAQRFASAWNSLAPSDEIIRRDVGANPPPAIDESWIAAVFKPEHARSDAEKQALKLSDELISEVLHSDIVVIATPMYNYGMPASLKAWFDQVIRINETFTFDLARGDHPIEPVQNGKTLVMLTASGEGGLLDSFASHKNHLHPHIIEASRLIGVERHETIHIEYQEFGDQRFEDSQAQAISAIGPLVERLLEETSCPNA
- a CDS encoding ATP-dependent DNA helicase, whose amino-acid sequence is MDNLSIGDVLGPQGLIARRLKQYEDRPEQMAMAEAVGKALAKNRHLVVEAGTGVGKSFAYLVPSILWACGQQGNGEKSRRVVISTHTISLQEQLLEKDIPLINASIPLEFTAVLAKGRGNYVSLRRLGSAALRSASLFDKDDETAQLRMLKEWSKNTADGSLSDLDYRPAIRVWDEIASDSGNCLGRKCPSYDDCFYYKARRRMQNAQVLIVNHALFFSDLALRRSGVSLLPSYDAVIFDEAHTLEGVAGDHLGMSVTSTQIDFALNKLFNERTQKGLLVHHECTDAMNQVVHTRYRAQQFFNELDGWLEENPGGNGRVTVPELVPNVLSPAMAKLASLVKMEGDRFEEEGTRQDFHSLSDRIFLMADSIEAWRMQKMEHTVYWVESSQQRGPYRHVKLFATPIEVGPVLREELFQKVDSVILTSATLSSSPNQGFEFYKDRVGITRNDELTAGSPFDYKKNVKLVLVKGMPDPSNRRDYDQALADMVKRYVEQTQGHAFVLFTSYDMLRNCASRVSRWMNQNGYTLFSQSDGMPRGQMVQKFKETPGSVLFGTDSFWQGVDVPGDALQNVIITKLPFSVPDHPLLQARLNQIKERGGQPFSEYQLPEAIIKLRQGFGRLIRGHSDKGIVVILDPRVQTKGYGRAFLKALPECQLVEDSFAGAGSAGPAWDDYI
- a CDS encoding Gfo/Idh/MocA family protein, translated to MATNGDLNRKLRMALVGGGSGSFIGRVHATAAVLDNRAALVAGALSSNPERAKSSAPDYDIPEARAYTSYQEMIEKELALPEDQRIDFVSVATPNHMHFPVAKAALEAGFNVMCDKPMTLTMDEAEELYQVVQKSGAVFAVTHNYTGYPLIRQAREMILNGDLGEINAIRVQYIQGWLRTKLEDTDQKQAAWRSDPKKSGAAGAYGDIGTHAYNLGRYMTGLLPDKVSTHLKTFVEGRTLDDYGTTVIRYENGALGTLTASQISHGRENDLAIEIDGTKGALQWRQENPNEMIVRQNGEPHKIYTRNPDADFMTPNGKAACRIPAGHPEGFFEAFANIYRGAYDAMALRATGKDFEKKDTIYPNIHDGVEGMYFIQQCVASSQQDGAWLPLKHEAARR